A window from Pan paniscus chromosome 14, NHGRI_mPanPan1-v2.0_pri, whole genome shotgun sequence encodes these proteins:
- the LOC106635432 gene encoding small ribosomal subunit protein eS27, with amino-acid sequence MPLAKDLLHPSPEEEKRKHKKKRLVQSPNSYFMDVKCPGCYKITTVFSHAQTVVLCVGCSTVLCQPTGGKARLTEGCSFRRKQH; translated from the coding sequence ATGCCTCTCGCAAAGGATCTCCTTCATCCCTCtccagaagaggagaagaggaaacaCAAGAAGAAACGCCTGGTGCAGAGCCCCAATTCCTACTTCATGGATGTGAAATGCCCAGGATGCTATAAAATCACCACGGTCTTTAGCCATGCACAAACGGTAGTTTTGTGTGTTGGCTGCTCCACTGTCCTCTGCCAGCCTACAGGAGGAAAAGCAAGGCTTACAGAAGGATGTTCCTTCAGGAGGAAGCAGCACTAA